A genomic window from Spodoptera frugiperda isolate SF20-4 chromosome 29, AGI-APGP_CSIRO_Sfru_2.0, whole genome shotgun sequence includes:
- the LOC118268502 gene encoding sushi, von Willebrand factor type A, EGF and pentraxin domain-containing protein 1 isoform X1 produces MLIRCPAALCVVVFLLLGAQASTEGNLFTCPNGWELKGLHCYKFFNIRHSWEKAAELCRRYGSELMVVDSYSENNMTASMVPASPSNNHYWLGLATVDDLRTNTLESAAGALVSQYAGFWDLRQPNPKEGECVDVHVTSDSQSWELTTCETLLPFMCRATACPTGTFHCSNGKCINAAFKCDKQDDCGDASDEMDCASDCHFYMASSGDVVESPNYPHKYPPFSECKWTLEGPQGQNIVLQFQDFETEKSFDTVQILVGGRTEDKSVNLATLSGKQDLSNKIFVSASNFMIIKFSTDGSVERKGFRAAWKTESSNCGGMLRATPQGQVLTSPGYPNGYPGGLECVYVIEAQPGRIVSLEVEDLELGMNRDYIVIKDGNTPSSPVLARLTGPGEENQKVVISTTNHLYMYFRTSLGDSKKGFNMRYSQGCRATIIAANGTVTSPAYGLSRYPNNQECLYRIKNPNGGPLSLKFDEFSIHPSDIVQVFDGASTSGLRLHSDNGFVVKPRITLTASSGEMLIRFMSDALHNGIGWKATFSADCPTLKSGLGALASNRDTAFGTVITFSCPIGQEFATGKSRITTKCLDGGKWSTTYIPSCQEVYCGPVPQIDNGFSIGSTNVTYRGVATYQCYAGFAFPTGQPIERISCLSDGRWERTPTCLASQCVALPDVPHANVTILNGGGRSYGTIVRYECEPGYVRSGQPVLLCMSNGTWSGDVPTCSKALCPKFPEIKNGFIVDQTRIYMFGDEARVQCFKGYKLNGPSVLRCGPNQEFDNPPTCEDINECISSQCDSASTECKNSQGGFFCPCKPGFTPNLDCRPVGDLGLINGAIPDESITTSTPEPGYAKGMVRLLGNGGGWCGNNLEAGANWILIDLRAPTIIRGFRTMSVMRADGNIAFTSAIRIQYTNDLTDVFKDYTNPDGTAVEFRILEPTLSVLNLPVPIEAQYIKFKIQDYVGAPCLKIEIMGCARLDCTDINECSENNGGCDQKCINTPGNFSCACNIGYELYSANGTAGYTIEKSETGERDGDTYQRNKSCVPVMCPPLSSPENGKLLSTKDAYHFGDIVQFQCDFGFVMSGFSSLLCTSSGTWNGTAPECQYARCVTLSDDKNDGLKVIRDDPDSVLVPYRDNVTITCTSPGRQLRNTVTSSFRQCVYDPKPGLPDYWFSGAQPQCPRQDCGIPMPTPGAEYGQYLDTKYQSSFFFGCQNTFKLAGQTSKHDNVVRCQANGIWDFGDLRCEGPVCEDPGRPADGYQIARSYEQGSEVLFGCSRPGYILINPRPITCIREPECKVIRPLGLASGRIPDSAINATSERPNYEARNIRLNSVTGWCGKQEAFTYVSVDLGKVYRVKAILVKGVVTSDIVGRPTEIRFFYKQAENENYVVYFPNFNLTMRDPGNYGELAMITLPKFVQARFVILGIVSFMDNACLKFELMGCDEPAVDPLLGYDYGYSPCVDNEPPVFQNCPQQPIVVQTDVNGGLLPVNFTEPTATDNSGAIARLEVTPQHFRTPIQVFHNMVVRYVAFDFDGNVAICEVNITVPDYTPPKLSCPQSYVIELVDRQDSYAVNFNETRRRINATDASGEVFLKFIPERAVIPIRGYENVTVIASDKYGNRAQCNFQVSVQATPCVDWELMPPAHGAMNCLPGDRGIQCIATCSPGFRFTDGEPVKTFVCENKRQWMPTSVVPDCVSENTQQAAYHVVSTVQYRALGAVSNACLPKYKDLVAQYDNVLNDRLTQRCSAVNVNINVTFVNVIPTLLDENVVKMDFVLAIIPAVRQTQLYDLCGSTLNLIFDLSVPYASALIEPVLNVSSIGNQCPPLRAIRSSITKGFTCSVGEVLNMDTNDVPRCLHCPAGTFAEEKQKTCTMCPRGFFQNQARQGSCLKCPQGTFTREEGSKDINDCIPVCGYGTYSPTGLVPCLECPRNSYTGEPPLGGFKDCQACPVNTYTYQPAAPGRDKCRAKCAAGTYSPTGLAPCSQCPRNFYQNLVGQTLCMECPTNMKTVGTGATGLEECLPVECSNSACQHGGLCVPKGHGVQCYCPAGFSGRRCEIDIDECASQPCYNGGTCTDLPQGYRCSCPTGYGGINCQEERSECRNDTCPERAMCKDEPGFNNYTCLCRSGYTGVDCDITIDPCSANGNPCTNGASCIALQQGRFKCECLPGWEGQLCEINTDDCIEKPCLLGAPCTDLVNDFSCGCPPGFTGKRCQEKIDLCSNEPCKHGICVDKLFVHQCICDPGWTGPSCDININECVISPCENGGQCIDGIDDFNCICEAGYTGKRCQHTIDDCASNPCQNGASCVDQIDGFICKCRPGYIGLQCETAIDECLNEPCNAVGTEKCIDLDNKYQCVCREGFTGETCETNIDDCASDPCFNGGSCKDDIGDFKCACLPGWTGKRCEKDIGNCVNMPCQNHARCIDLFQDFFCVCPSGTDGKQCETAPERCIGSPCMHGGKCQDFGSGLNCTCSLDYTGIGCQYEFDACEAGLCQNGATCVDEGEGYSCICAPGFQGKNCDEDIVDCKENSCPPSATCIDLPGRFYCQCPFNLTGDDCRKTISVDYDLYFSDPMRSSAAQVVPFDTGSTDSLTIAMWVQYTQQDEGGVFFTAYSVSNSHIALNRKQIIQAHSNGVQVSLFPELQDVYLSFGEFATVNDGQWHHVALVWDGSNGGELTLITEGLIASKIEGYGSGRTLPQYVWVTLGKPQSDNPKAYTEAGFQGHLTKVQIWNRALDVTNEIQKQVRDCRTEPVLYSGLGLTWAGYDDLLGGVERIVPSHCGQRVCPNGYTGSKCQQLQVDKEPPRIERCPGDLWVIAKNGSSIVNWDVPVFSDNVGVAKVVEKSGHRPGQNLAWGAYDIAYIAYDAAGNAATCTFKVTVLAEFCPPLPDPLGGYQSCRDWGAGGQFKVCEIACRDGLRFSQPVPPFYTCGAEGFWRPTADPTLPLVYPACSPASPAQRVFKISMLFPSSVLCNDAGQGVLRQKVRSAINQLNRDWNFCSYAVDGTRECKELDINVKCDHRANSRQTRQVSTPPAVAAEDTYVLDAIIPVEETRSSREGRQVGDTYNVEISFPSVNDPVIHNGNNERSTVQRLLEKLILEDEQFDVRNILPNTVPDPASLSLVSDYACPTGQVVMAPDCVACAVGTFLDAASDTCKPCPQGTYQSEAGQVQCTACPAIAGQPGVTQSTGARSAADCKERCAAGKYYDFEADLCRPCGHGSYQPREGAFSCMACPRGQTTRATEAVSAAECRDDCPSGEQLSSDGGCEPCPRGTWRANGSGAACAPCPPGTTTPQSGASSADQCSLPVCRPGSYLNVTLNTCVQCRKGTYQSEAQQTVCIPCPINTSTRGPGATSESECTNPCEMSGPEMHCDVNAYCLLIPETSEFKCQCKPGFNGTGKVCIDVCQDFCDNGGECVKDARGEPSCRCTGSFTGRHCREKSEFAYIASGVAGGVIFIIFLVLLVWMICARSTKKKEPKKTLTPAIDQNGSQVNFYYGAHTPYAESIAPSHHSTYAHYYDDEEDGWEMPNFYNETYMKESLHNGMNGKMNSLARSNASIYGTKEDLYDRLKRHAYPGKKDKSDSDSEGQ; encoded by the exons GATGGGAGTTGAAAGGCTTACATTGTTACAAATTCTTCAACATCAGGCATTCATGGGAGAAAGCGGCAGAACTATGTCGAAG GTACGGCAGCGAGCTCATGGTTGTAGATAGCTATTCAGAAAACAACATGACTGCCAGCATGGTGCCAGCCAGTCCCAGTAACAACCACTACTGGCTCGGACTCGCGACGGTCGACGATTTAAGAACGAACACACTCGAATCAGCTGCTGGTGCTCTGGTATCGCAGTACGCAGGTTTCTGGGACCTACGACAGCCAAACCCCAAGGAAGGAGAATGTGTCGACGTCCACGTCACATCCGACAGCCAGTCGTGGGAATTGACGACCTGCGAAACTCTGCTTCCATTCATGTGCCGCGCTACTGCCTGCCCTACCG gaaCCTTCCATTGTTCTAATGGAAAATGCATAAACGCAGCCTTCAAATGCGACAAGCAAGACGATTGTGGTGATGCTTCCGACGAAATGGACTGTGCTTCCGACTGTCACTTCTACATGGCCAGCAGCGGAGATGTAGTCGAGAGTCCCAACTATCCACACAAATATCCTCCCTTCAGTGAATGCAAATGGACTCTCGAAGGGCCACAGGGTCAAAATATCGTTCTACAGTTCCAAGATTTTGAAACTGAAAAGTCTTTCGACACTGTTCAAATTCTGGTAGGCGGCAGAACCGAAGATAAATCTGTTAACTTAGCGACACTTTCCGGCAAACAAGATTTATCTAACAAAATTTTCGTATCCGCATCGAACTTTATGATAATTAAATTCAGTACAGATGGGTCAGTAGAAAGGAAAGGTTTCCGTGCTGCTTGGAAAACTGAATCTTCTAATTGCGGTGGCATGCTTAGAGCGACACCTCAGGGTCAAGTACTAACATCGCCTGGTTATCCAAACGGTTACCCTGGTGGCTTAGAATGTGTATACGTCATCGAAGCTCAACCAGGTAGAATAGTCTCATTAGAGGTTGAAGATTTAGAACTGGGTATGAACCGCGATTACATCGTTATCAAGGACGGCAACACTCCATCTAGCCCCGTCTTAGCAAGGTTGACTGGACCAGGCGAAGAAAATCAAAAGGTCGTTATATCGACAACAAACCATCTGTACATGTACTTCCGAACGAGTCTTGGTGATTCTAAAAAAGGATTCAACATGAGATACTCTCAAGGCTGCAGAGCAACTATCATAGCAGCAAATGGTACTGTTACATCGCCCGCTTACGGTCTTTCACGTTACCCGAATAACCAAGAATGTTTATATAGAATAAAGAACCCTAACGGTGGCCCACTGTCGTTGAAATTCGACGAATTTAGCATTCATCCATCTGACATAGTGCAAGTTTTTGACGGAGCTAGCACAAGTGGTTTAAGATTACATTCCGACAATGGATTCGTCGTAAAACCAAGAATAACACTGACTGCTTCCAGTGGCGAAATGTTGATACGATTTATGTCTGATGCTTTGCATAATGGAATAGGTTGGAAGGCGACGTTCTCGGCAG attgCCCCACTCTTAAATCCGGTCTTGGTGCTTTAGCGTCAAACAGAGATACCGCCTTTGGTACAGTTATAACATTCTCATGTCCGATTGGACAAGAATTCGCCACAGGGAAATCTCGTATCACAACAAAATGTTTAGACGGAGGAAAATGGTCAACTACTTACATTCCTAGCTGTCAAG AGGTGTACTGTGGTCCAGTCCCACAAATCGATAATGGATTTTCAATTGGCTCTACAAACGTGACTTATCGAGGTGTTGCAACTTACCAATGTTACGCTGGATTTGCTTTCCCAACTGGACAACCTATTGAAAGAATCTCGTGCTTATCTGATGGACGATGGGAGAGAACACCAACTTGTTTGG CATCACAATGTGTAGCCTTGCCGGATGTTCCTCACGCCAACGTAACGATCTTGAATGGCGGAGGTCGCAGCTACGGTACGATTGTTCGCTACGAGTGTGAACCCGGCTACGTAAGGTCTGGACAGCCAGTGCTATTGTGTATGAGTAACGGAACATGGTCAGGAGATGTGCCCACTTGTTCCAAGGCACTGTGCCCCAAGTTCCCTGAAATTAAGAACGGATTCATTGTCGACCAAACCAGGATTTACATGTTTGGTGATGAAGCGCGTGTTCAATGCTTCAAAG GATACAAACTGAATGGTCCTAGCGTACTCAGATGTGGACCGAACCAAGAATTTGATAACCCTCCAACTTGTGAAGACATCAACGAATGTATCAGCAGCCAATGTGACTCAGCGTCAACTGAATGTAAAAACAGCCAGGGTGGTTTCTTCTGCCCCTGCAAACCTGGTTTCACACCAAACTTGGACTGCAGACCTGTTGGCGATTTAGGACTGATTAATGGAGCAATTCCTGATGAGTCTATCACCACTTCCACCCCAGAACCTGGATATGCTAAAGGA ATGGTACGTTTACTAGGCAACGGTGGTGGATGGTGTGGTAACAACCTAGAAGCTGGAGCCAACTGGATCCTTATTGACTTGAGAGCACCAACAATCATCCGTGGATTCAGGACCATGAGCGTTATGCGCGCCGACGGCAACATTGCATTCACTTCTGCAATCAGGATTCAGTACACCAACGATTTGACCGATGTCTTCAAAGACTACACCAACCCTGATGGCACTGCTGTAGAGTTCCGTATTCTTGAGCCTACTTTATCTGTCCTTAACCTGCCGGTACCTATTGAGGCCCAGTATATCAAGTTCAAAATCCAAGACTACGTTGGTGCACCATGTTTGAAGATTGAGATCATGGGATGCGCTAGATTAGACTGTACTGACATCAACGAGTGTAGCGAAAACAATGGAGGATGTGACCAGAAATGTATCAACAC ACCTGGAAACTTCTCATGCGCCTGCAACATCGGTTACGAACTCTACTCCGCCAACGGTACAGCTGGTTACACCATTGAAAAATCAGAAACTGGTGAGAGAGACGGTGACACCTACCAAAGGAACAAATCTTGCGTACCAGTCATGTGTCCACCTCTTAGCTCACCAGAAAACGGAAAGTTGCTGTCCACAAAGGATGCTTACCACTTTGGCGATATTGTCCAATTCCAATGTGATTTTGGATTTGTAATGTCTGGATTCTCTTCACTTCTTTGTACCTCTAGTGGAACCTGGAACGGAACTGCACCTGAATGTCAAT ATGCCCGTTGTGTGACATTGTCGGATGACAAAAATGATGGACTTAAGGTGATTAGAGATGATCCTGACAGCGTACTGGTTCCATACAGGGATAACGTTACAATTACATGCACATCACCTGGCAGACAACTAAGGAACACTGTCACATCTTCATTCAGACAGTGCGTGTATGACCCTAAACCT GGCCTACCCGATTACTGGTTCTCTGGAGCTCAACCACAATGCCCAAGACAAGACTGCGGTATTCCAATGCCTACACCAGGAGCTGAATATGGCCAGTACCTTGACACCAAGTATCAGAGTTCCTTCTTCTTTGGATGCCAGAACACCTTCAAACTTGCTGGACAAACAAGCAAACACGACAATGTAGTCAGATGTCAAGCTAATGGTATTTGGGACTTCGGAGATTTGAGATGTGAAGGACCAGTTTGCGAAGACCCAGGCAGACCTGCCGATGGTTACCAAATTGCAAGAAGCTACGAACAGGGCTCTGAAGTTCTGTTCGGTTGTTCAAGACCAGGCTACATTTTGATTAACCCGAGACCTATCACCTGTATCCGTGAACCTGAATGCAAGGTCATCAGGCCTCTTGGTCTGGCATCTGGAAGAATTCCTGACTCTGCTATCAACGCAACATCAGAAAGGCCTAACTACGAAGCTAGAAACATCAGGCTTAATTCAGTGACCGGTTGGTGTGGCAAACAAGAAGCTTTCACATACGTAAGCGTTGACTTAGGCAAAGTATACAGAGTGAAGGCTATCCTGGTGAAGGGTGTCGTCACATCTGACATTGTAGGCAGACCAACAGAAATCAGATTCTTCTACAAACAAGCTGAAAATGAGAACTACGTCGTCTACTTCCCTAACTTCAACTTAACCATGAGAGATCCTGGAAACTACGGTGAACTGGCTATGATTACCTTGCCCAAGTTTGTTCAAGCTAGATTCGTTATTTTGGGTATCGTCAGCTTCATGGATAACGCTTGTCTGAAATTCGAGTTGATGGGTTGTGATGAGCCTGCTGTAGATCCTCTGTTGGGTTACGATTACGGATACTCTCCTTGTGTTG ACAACGAGCCACCAGTTTTCCAGAACTGCCCGCAACAACCTATTGTGGTACAAACTGACGTCAACGGTGGTCTGTTACCAGTCAACTTTACTGAGCCTACAGCAACCGACAACTCTGGTGCTATTGCTAGATTAGAAGTAACACCTCAGCACTTCAGAACTCCTATCCAAGTATTCCACAATATGGTGGTACGATACGTAGCCTTCGACTTTGACGGAAACGTTGCTATTTGTGAGGTCAACATCACAGTCCCTGATTACACTCCTCCCAAACTCAGCTGCCCACAGAGCTACGTTATAGAATTAGTTGACAGACAAGACAGTTACGCTGTCAATTTCAATGAAACCAGGAGAAGAATAAACGCAACAGATGCTTCCGGCGAAGTTTTCCTTAAATTCATCCCGGAAAGAGCTGTCATCCCCATACGCGGCTATGAAAATGTAACGGTTATCGCCTCCGACAAATACGGAAACAGAGCTCAGTGCAATTTCCAA gTATCTGTCCAAGCCACTCCTTGTGTAGACTGGGAACTTATGCCGCCTGCACATGGTGCTATGAACTGTCTACCGGGAGACAGAGGAATCCAATGTATTGCCACATGTAGCCCTGGCTTCAGATTTACCGATGGGGAACCAGTTAAGACGTTTGTTTGCGAAAACAAACGCCAATGGATGCCCACATCAGTGGTACCCGACTGTGTTTCTGAAA ATACACAACAAGCTGCCTATCACGTCGTTTCTACTGTTCAATACCGCGCTCTCGGGGCTGTTTCCAATGCCTGCTTACCGAAATACAAGGACTTGGTTGCTCAATACGACAATGTTCTAAACGACAGACTAACGCAACGTTGTTCAGCCGTCAACGTAAATATTAACGTAACATTCGTCAATGTGATCCCAACGCTACTCGACGAAAATGTTGTGAAAATGGACTTCGTATTGGCGATTATTCCCGCTGTTCGACAAACTCAGCTCTACGACCTTTGTGGTTCGACTTTGAACCTTATATTTGATTTATCCGTGCCATACGCCAGCGCTCTTATTGAACCGGTACTGAATGTATCGTCTATTGGCAACCAATGTCCGCCATTGAGAGCGATCAGAAGTTCCATTACTAAAGGATTCACCTGTAGCGTCGGCGAAGTATTGAATATGGACACAAATGACGTTCCAAGATGCT TACATTGCCCGGCTGGAACTTTCGCAGAAGAGAAACAAAAGACCTGTACAATGTGTCCCCGAGGATTCTTCCAAAACCAAGCTCGTCAAGGATCATGTCTTAAGTGTCCTCAAGGAACATTCACAAGGGAAGAAGGTTCCAAAGACATTAATGACTGTATCCCTGTTTGTGGATATGGTACATACTCACCAACTGGATTGGTTCCTTGCTTGGAGTGTCCTAGAAACAGCTACACTGGGGAACCTCCACTCGGAGGATTTAAGGACTGTCAAGCTTGTCCAGTGAACACCTACACTTACCAACCCGCTGCTCCTGGCAGAGATAAGTGCAGAGCTAAGTGTGCCGCAGGAACTTACTCCCCAACTGGATTAGCTCCTTGCTCTCAGTGTCCACGAAACTTCTACCAAAACCTTGTTGGACAAACCTTGTGTATGGAATGCCCGACCAACATGAAGACTGTAGGAACTGGCGCAACAGGTTTAGAAGAATGTCTACCGGTAGAATGCTCGAATAGCGCATGTCAACATGGTGGATTATGTGTACCTAAAGGACATGGAGTGCAATGTTACTGTCCCGCTGGATTCTCAGGACGCAGATGTGAAATTGACATCGACGAGTGCGCAAGCCAACCTTGTTACAACGGCGGTACATGTACCGACCTGCCACAAGGATACCGCTGCTCATGTCCTACAGGATATGGAGGTATCAACTGTCAAGAAGAAAGGTCTGAGTGCAGAAATGACACCTGCCCTGAGAGAGCTATGTGCAAAGATGAACCTGGGTTCAATAACTACACTTGTTTATGTAGATCAGGATACACAGGCGTTGATTGTGACATCACG ATTGATCCTTGTTCGGCTAACGGAAACCCTTGTACAAACGGTGCCAGTTGTATTGCACTTCAACAAGGCAGATTCAAGTGCGAATGCCTGCCAGGTTGGGAGGGCCAACTTTGCGAAATCAACACCGACGACTGTATTGAAAAGCCATGTCTCCTCGGCGCTCCTTGTACAGACTTGGTTAATGACTTTAGTTGCGGTTGCCCTCCAGGCTTTACAGGCAAACGCTGCCAAGAGAAAATAGATCTGTGCTCAAATGAACCTTGCAAACATGGAATATGTGTTGACAAACTCTTCGTCCATCAATGTATTTGCGACCCAGGTTGGACTGGCCCTTCGTGCGACATCAACATAAACGAATGTGTTATTTCACCTTGTGAGAATGGAGGACAATGTATCGATGGAATTGATGACTTCAACTGTATTTGCGAAGCTGGTTACACAGGCAAGAGGTGCCAACACACTATCGATGATTGCGCGTCCAACCCATGCCAAAATGGTGCATCGTGCGTCGATCAAATTGACGGATTTATTTGCAAATGCCGTCCAGGATACATTGGACTTCAATGTGAAACAGCTATTGATGAATGCCTTAATGAACCTTGCAATGCCGTGGGTACTGAAAAGTGTATTGACCTCGataacaaataccaatgtgTCTGTCGTGAAGGATTCACGGGAGAGACATGTGAAACGAACATTGATGACTGTGCTTCGGACCCATGTTTCAACGGTGGATCATGCAAAGACGATATTGGTGACTTCAAGTGTGCTTGCCTACCGGGATGGACTGGAAAACGTTGCGAGAAAGACATTGGCAACTGTGTGAACATGCCTTGTCAGAACCATGCAAGATGTATTGATCTCTTCCAAGACTTCTTCTGCgt ATGCCCAAGTGGTACAGATGGCAAACAATGTGAAACTGCTCCTGAAAGATGTATCGGTAGCCCTTGCATGCACGGTGGAAAATGCCAAGACTTCGGTTCTGGGCTCAACTGCACGTGCTCTCTAGACTACACTGGAATTGGTTGCCAATATGAGTTCGACGCGTGTGAAGCTGGTCTCTGTCAGAACGGTGCTACTTGCGTCGACGAAGGTGAAGGTTACAGCTGCATTTGCGCACCAGGCTTCCAAGGAAAGAACTGTGATGAAGACATCGTAGACTGCAAGGAGAACTCTTGCCCGCCATCAGCTACCTGCATCGATTTACCAGGCCGATTCTACTGCCAATGTCCATTCAATCTTACTGGTGACGATTGCAGAAAAA CAATAAGTGTAGATTACGACCTCTACTTCAGCGACCCAATGCGTTCAAGTGCGGCTCAAGTGGTGCCATTCGATACAGGATCGACTGATAGTCTGACAATAGCGATGTGGGTCCAATACACACAACAAGATGAAGGCGGAGTATTCTTTACAGCTTACAGCGTTAG CAACTCCCACATTGCTctgaatagaaaacaaataattcaagctCACTCAAATGGCGTCCAAGTTTCTCTATTCCCGGAACTTCAAGATGTTTACCTAAGCTTTGGCGAATTCGCAACTGTAAATGACGGACAGTGGCACCACGTTGCTTTAGTCTGGGACGGTAGCAATGGCGGTGAACTAACACTTATCACTGAAGGTTTAATCGCTAGCAAGATTGAAGGTTACGGCAGCGGACGAACACTACCACAATA tGTTTGGGTAACACTCGGCAAGCCTCAATCGGACAACCCTAAGGCTTACACTGAAGCTGGATTCCAAGGTCATCTGACTAAAGTGCAAATATGGAACCGTGCTCTTGACGTCACAAATGAAatccagaaacaggttcgtgaCTGCAGAACTGAGCCAGTCCTGTACAGCGGCCTGGGTCTCACTTGGGCTGGTTATGACGACTTACTAGGAGGAGTTGAAAGAATAGTGCCATCTCACTGCGGTCAAAGAGTGTGTCCCAACGGTTACACTGGTTCTAAATGCCAACAATTGCAAGTCGACAAGGAACCGCCAAGGATTGAGCGTTGCCCTGGAGATCTCTGGGTGATTGCGAAGAACGGATCTTCAATTGTGAACTGGGATGTTCCTGTGTTCAGCGACAATGTTGGAGTCGCCAAGGTGGTGGAAAAATCTGGTCACCGACCTGGACAGAACTTGGCCTGGGGAGCGTATGACATTGCTTACATTGCGTATGATGCTGCTGGCAACGCAGCTACTTGCACTTTCAAGGTTACTGTGTTGG CTGAATTCTGTCCACCTCTACCTGACCCACTCGGTGGTTACCAATCATGCCGCGACTGGGGTGCCGGTGGTCAATTCAAGGTGTGCGAGATTGCTTGCCGCGACGGCTTAAGGTTCTCCCAACCCGTACCACCGTTCTACACTTGTGGCGCTGAAGGATTCTGGAGACCAACTGCTGATCCTACTCTACCATTGGTTTATCCTGCTTGCTCAC CGGCCTCACCAGCTCAGCGTGTGTTCAAGATATCAATGTTGTTCCCAAGCTCTGTACTTTGCAATGATGCTGGTCAAGGTGTACTCCGGCAGAAGGTCCGAAGCGCTATCAACCAGCTCAACAGAGACTGGAACTTCTGTTCATACGCTGTCGACG GAACACGAGAGTGCAAAGAACTGGACATCAATGTGAAGTGCGACCACCGCGCTAACTCCAGACAAACGAGACAAGTATCCACCCCTCCCGCCGTAGCTGCCGAAGATACCTATGTACTGGATGCTATCATCCCCGTCGAAGA GACACGAAGCAGTAGGGAGGGTCGACAGGTTGGCGATACATACAACGTTGAAATCTCTTTCCCGTCTGTCAA CGATCCAGTTATCCACAATGGTAACAACGAACGCTCCACTGTACAACGCTTATTGGAGAAACTGATTCTCGAAGACGAACAATTCGACGTGAGGAACATTCTTCCCAACACCGTGCCCGATCCAGCTAGCTTGAGTCTGGTTTCCGACTATGCCTGCCCCACTGGACAAGTTGTCATGGCTCCTGATTGTG TGGCTTGTGCGGTTGGTACATTCTTGGACGCTGCCAGCGATACTTGCAAGCCTTGCCCACAGGGCACTTACCAATCTGAAGCAGGACAAGTACAATGTACCGCCTGCCCGGCTATCGCAGGACAACCTGGTGTCACACAATCGACCGGAGCCCGCAGCGCTGCTGACTGCAAAG AACGGTGTGCTGCTGGTAAATACTACGACTTTGAAGCTGACCTCTGCCGTCCTTGCGGCCACGGTTCCTACCAACCACGTGAAGGTGCCTTCTCTTGCATGGCTTGCCCTAGAGGACAAACTACTCGAGCCACAGAAGCCGTATCGGCTGCCGAATGCAGAGACGATTGCCCATCAG gtGAACAACTGAGCAGTGACGGTGGCTGCGAACCTTGCCCACGAGGAACATGGCGTGCTAATGGATCAGGAGCAGCATGCGCTCCTTGCCCACCAGGAACCACTACCCCACAATCTGGAGCATCATCAGCCGACCAATGCTCTCTCCCCGTCTGCCGACCTG GCTCATACCTCAACGTCACATTGAACACATGTGTACAGTGCAGAAAGGGAACCTATCAATCAGAGGCTCAGCAGACAGTCTGTATTCCATGTCCGATCAACACAAGCACTAGAGGCCCCGGCGCT ACTTCGGAATCAGAATGCACGAACCCATGTGAGATGAGTGGCCCAGAGATGCACTGTGACGTTAACGCATATTGTCTACTGATACCCGAGACGAGCGAATTCAAATGCCAATGCAAACCTGGCTTCAACGGCACTGGAAAAGTCTGTATAG ATGTATGTCAAGACTTCTGTGACAACGGTGGAGAGTGCGTGAAGGACGCTCGAGGTGAACCTTCGTGCCGCTGCACTGGATCGTTCACCGGCCGCCACTGCAGAGAGAAGAGCGAGTTCGCGTATATCGCCAGCGGCGTCGCGGGAGGAGTCATCTTTATTATATTCTTAGTACTGCTTGTATGGATGATTTGTGCGAG ATCAACAAAGAAGAAGGAACCAAAGAAGACATTAACACCAGCTATCGACCAAAATGGCTCCCAAGTGAACTTCTACTACGGAGCGCACACACCGTACGCGGAGTCCATAGCTCCATCACATCACTCCACGTACGCACACTACTATGACGACGAAGAAGACGGCTGGGAGATGCCAAACTTCTACAACGAGACTTACATGAAGGAAAGTCTCCATAATGGGATGAACGGCAAAATGAACAGCTTAGCCCGATCCAACGCCAGTATATACGGGACCAAGGAGGATCTCTATGACAGACTAAAGAGGCACGCGTACCCGGGTAAGAAAG ATAAGAGTGACAGCGACAGTGAAGGTCAATAG